A section of the Mycolicibacterium anyangense genome encodes:
- a CDS encoding LLM class flavin-dependent oxidoreductase, producing the protein MHVGKSVFFQNPNEDRSDSSLYKHEIALAEQAEPLGFESLWIAEHHFGGYDVSPNVLQLLTYLAAKTQHVRLGSSVVVLPWHEPLRVAEEISVLDHLSNGRVLLGIGRGLGRHEFEAFRLNMGESRQRFQEYAAGILNAFDTGVIESDGELWKQSPVQLRPQPLSPIRNRTYASSVSPESMDIVAQLGVGIMVIAQKPWDVTVADVKKYNDRFVELNGYEPPKPLLMSFVTVHESEAAAQELHEEYHYRYAKSTFDWYEFSNAGLAKVPGYEYYGKFASNIEKHGADNFVKFLAELQVYGTPDQVVEQLTDHVRRIDGVGMTAVLSFAGMSPEIATANQKLFAEKVLPRLKSIDPERAFPPVAVQAHA; encoded by the coding sequence ATGCACGTTGGCAAGAGCGTCTTCTTCCAGAACCCCAACGAGGATCGTTCCGACTCATCGCTGTACAAGCACGAGATCGCGCTTGCAGAACAGGCGGAGCCGCTCGGCTTCGAATCGTTGTGGATCGCCGAGCATCACTTCGGTGGCTACGACGTATCGCCGAATGTGCTGCAGCTCTTGACATACCTGGCCGCCAAGACCCAGCACGTCCGGCTCGGGTCCTCGGTTGTGGTGCTTCCTTGGCACGAGCCCCTGCGGGTCGCCGAAGAAATCTCGGTGCTTGACCACCTGTCGAACGGCCGCGTTCTGCTGGGGATCGGACGCGGCCTGGGCCGCCACGAATTCGAAGCGTTCCGGCTCAACATGGGCGAGTCACGCCAGCGTTTCCAGGAGTATGCGGCAGGCATCCTGAATGCTTTCGATACCGGAGTGATCGAGTCTGACGGCGAGCTGTGGAAGCAGTCGCCTGTTCAGCTGCGGCCCCAGCCGCTCTCGCCCATCCGTAACCGCACCTACGCATCTTCGGTGTCACCTGAGTCCATGGACATCGTCGCCCAGCTTGGCGTGGGCATCATGGTGATCGCTCAAAAGCCCTGGGATGTCACGGTTGCCGATGTCAAGAAGTACAACGACCGATTCGTCGAGCTGAACGGCTATGAGCCGCCCAAGCCGCTGCTGATGTCCTTCGTGACCGTGCACGAGTCCGAGGCCGCCGCGCAGGAATTGCACGAGGAGTACCACTACCGTTATGCCAAGTCGACATTCGACTGGTACGAGTTCAGCAACGCCGGCTTGGCCAAGGTCCCGGGTTACGAGTACTACGGCAAGTTCGCCAGCAACATCGAAAAGCACGGCGCCGACAACTTCGTGAAATTCCTTGCCGAGCTGCAGGTTTACGGCACCCCGGACCAGGTCGTCGAGCAGCTCACCGACCACGTTCGGCGCATCGATGGTGTCGGCATGACGGCGGTGCTGTCATTTGCCGGCATGAGCCCTGAAATCGCCACCGCCAACCAGAAGTTGTTCGCGGAGAAGGTGCTGCCTCGACTCAAGAGCATCGATCCTGAGCGGGCGTTCCCGCCTGTTGCCGTGCAGGCGCATGCCTGA
- a CDS encoding carboxymuconolactone decarboxylase family protein: protein MPEASASAGDSHAEPRIAPLPVEERDQATNDMLDKVGPGRDLNLFTTLVRHQRLFRRWLPLCGGLLSGKLSPRDRELLILRTADRCGAAYEWAHHLVFAADAGLTSEEVARVRAGADADGWTELESALVRSADELHDECEISASTWSVLSAHYDQEQLIEVPMVVGHYHMVAFAARSFGVTIEPAYQADPAAHGAD from the coding sequence ATGCCTGAGGCCTCGGCCTCGGCCGGAGACAGCCACGCTGAACCGCGCATCGCGCCGCTTCCGGTCGAAGAGCGCGATCAGGCGACGAACGACATGCTCGACAAGGTCGGACCAGGGCGTGACCTCAATCTGTTCACGACCCTGGTTCGACATCAGAGGCTGTTTCGACGTTGGCTGCCGTTGTGTGGCGGTCTGCTCAGCGGAAAGCTGTCTCCCCGTGATCGCGAGCTGCTGATCCTACGCACCGCGGATCGCTGCGGGGCCGCCTACGAATGGGCGCATCACCTGGTGTTTGCCGCGGATGCAGGGTTGACCTCTGAAGAGGTCGCCCGCGTCCGGGCCGGTGCCGACGCTGATGGTTGGACGGAACTCGAGTCGGCGTTGGTGAGAAGCGCTGACGAACTCCACGACGAGTGCGAGATTTCGGCCTCGACCTGGTCCGTTCTGTCGGCGCACTACGATCAGGAGCAGTTGATTGAGGTGCCGATGGTGGTCGGGCACTATCACATGGTTGCCTTCGCGGCACGTTCGTTCGGCGTCACCATCGAACCTGCCTACCAGGCAGACCCGGCGGCGCACGGCGCCGATTGA
- a CDS encoding LLM class F420-dependent oxidoreductase codes for MTPPATDAASTPTPSRRSSRVLRLGLQIPNFSYGGSVSELYPAVLAQAQEAEAAGFDAVLLMDHFYQLPHLGALDEPMLEAYTALGGLATTTRRVRLGTLVTGNSYRNPALLAKSVSTLDVMSGGRGFLGIGTGWFELEHRQLGFEFGTLADRFDRLEEALQIISPMLRGDRPTFKGRWYSVESALNNPRIRDDMPIVIGGSGERKTFALAARYADHLNVIAPFDRLPGKVEAIMRRCAEYDRDPATLETSALIQLVVTDAPSAADAFALDSRVAVGTLAAIAEQIQRHVIDAGIGGLVVNLPSHGYTPGLITAVGEVLAPLVGN; via the coding sequence ATGACGCCCCCAGCAACCGACGCAGCCTCGACTCCCACACCCAGCCGCCGTAGCAGCAGGGTTCTGCGGCTGGGACTGCAGATCCCGAACTTCTCCTATGGCGGATCCGTTTCCGAGCTCTACCCAGCCGTCCTCGCCCAGGCGCAAGAGGCCGAAGCAGCCGGATTCGATGCAGTGTTGTTAATGGATCACTTCTACCAGCTCCCGCATCTGGGAGCTCTCGACGAGCCGATGCTTGAGGCCTACACCGCGCTCGGGGGGCTGGCGACGACCACGCGGCGGGTGCGCTTGGGCACCCTCGTCACGGGTAACTCATACCGCAACCCTGCCCTGCTCGCGAAGTCGGTGAGCACCCTCGACGTAATGAGCGGCGGTCGTGGATTTCTGGGCATCGGCACGGGTTGGTTCGAGCTCGAACACCGGCAACTCGGCTTCGAGTTCGGCACCCTCGCAGACCGTTTCGACCGCCTCGAGGAGGCCCTACAGATCATTTCCCCGATGCTGCGCGGGGACCGACCGACATTCAAAGGCCGCTGGTATAGCGTCGAATCCGCGTTGAACAATCCGCGGATCCGTGACGACATGCCCATCGTCATCGGCGGCAGCGGTGAGCGGAAGACATTCGCACTGGCTGCCCGCTACGCCGACCACCTCAATGTCATCGCGCCGTTCGATCGGCTGCCAGGCAAAGTGGAAGCCATCATGCGACGGTGTGCGGAATACGATCGCGATCCTGCCACCCTTGAAACAAGTGCTCTGATTCAACTTGTCGTTACCGACGCGCCGAGCGCGGCCGACGCATTCGCACTGGACTCCCGCGTAGCGGTGGGTACCCTCGCCGCGATCGCCGAGCAGATCCAGCGCCACGTCATCGACGCCGGCATCGGCGGCCTGGTGGTCAACCTGCCGTCACACGGCTATACGCCGGGCCTGATCACAGCGGTGGGTGAGGTGCTCGCTCCCCTGGTTGGTAACTGA